The genomic interval AAGAAATTAGTACTTTGGATCGATTTTTTTTACGTTCCGGATCGTTTGTAATGATTTTAAGCAGATTTGTCGATCGAACAGACTTCAAACTAATCAAACGTCCATTGTATTGTCCACATTTCGTCCCTTGCGATGTCTGGTCGCTTCGAAAACTTGTATGGGAATTTGGCAAACCCCAATTGTGATCTTAAACCGTTCTATGTAGACTAAACGATaatttaaaagagaaaaaaatattttttaaaaaatttaaccgaTTGACGTTTTATTTTCAGATTTGTTTGGCGTTTTTCACAATTATATGTTGTATTTCCGTGGTTTTCTCGCTTTCCGGACCGGATATACGAAATACAGTTTTGTCGAACGTACAACAAAATCTAAAATCAACGAACGATATAAAAGAACCCACTACAAGTATTAATGATGGAAACGAAGATATCGATACCGCGGATACGATTGTTTTCAGGCCCCTTTTTGTTTATAGACAAAACACGGCCCGAAGATATCGAGTACAAAATGCAAACAGAAGATATTATCGACcgtattattaataatttacttaaaacGTTTCTAAAGCCGGTACTATACGATACGTAGAATGCTTCCAAAGTTGAACGGACGCATCCCGTGGTCGTAGTGCGCGTGTTTTTCACGGAAAGTTAGAACGAAGCTGGTACCAACACTTCTGGTATCTACATGCAATTCTTGTGTCGTCTTGCGCGAGAATGCCAcgtgttttgtataaaaaatcaaagttgCCAACGTGTGGTACCGGCTTAAGCTTCCGGACTCGCTCCGATTATCATCCGTTCGTTGGAAAGTGAATGTTGACGCAAAACGTTCGAcgtatcgtgtagtaccggcttaattATGATCTTAATCACATTTATCAGCCGATTGCGGTTCCTAATCACAATTTCCGAACGCCGTCTTCgattttttgattgatatacAGTTGAACTGTtatagaatttttgattttactcataattagttattgatatttatttaaacgtaatatattttcataaatactaatttcttctttatttttaaaacttttaggGAAAAAAATGGCTCCAAGTGAAaaactggcgcagtcagtagaacttttttgataatttataacaatttcggtttaaatattaaaaaaaacgttgatATAATTAGTTTAACTGATTATTTTACTAAATCCTGTgacgtgtagtaccggcttaagcTTCCAGACTCGCTCCGATTATTACCCTTTCGCTGGAAAGTGAATGTTGACGCAAAACGTTGAAcgtatcgtgtagtaccggcttaattttgattttaattagaTTTATCAGCCGATTGCGGTTCCTAATCACAATTTCCGAACGCCGTCTTCgattttttgattgatatacTGTTGAACTGTtatagaatttttgattttactcataattagttattgatatttatttaaacgtaatatattttcataaatacttatttcttctttattttcaaaacttttagGAAAAAAACGGCTCCAAGCGAAaaactggcgcagtcagtagaactttttatgaaaatgtttaacaatttcggtttaaatattaaaaaaaacgttgatTTAATTAgtttaactgatttttttactaaatccTGTgacgtgtagtaccggcttaagcTTCCGGACTCGCTCCGATTATCATCCGTTCGTTGGAAAGTGAATATTGACGCAAAACGTTCGAcgtatcgtgtagtaccggcttaattTTGATCTTAATCAGATTTATCAGCCGATTGCGGTTCCTAATCACAATTTCCGAACGCCGTCTTCgattttttgattgatatacTGTTGAACTGTtatagaatttttgattttactcataattagttattgatatttatttaaacgtaatatattttcataaatactaatttcttctttatttttaacacttttaGGGAAAAAAACGGCTCCAAGTGAAaaactggcgcagtcagtagaaCTTTTTATGATAATGTATAACAATTTCggtttaaatattaaaaaaaacgttgatATAATTAgtttaactgatttttttactaaatccTGTGATGTGTAGTACCGGTTTAAGCTTCTGGACTCGCTCCGATTATCATCCGTTCGTTGGAAAGTGAATATTGACGCAAAACGTTCGAcgtatcgtgtagtaccggcttaattATGATCTTAATCACATTTATCAGCCGATTGCGGTTCCTAATCACAATTTCCGAACGTcgttttcgattttttcatttgatatacTGTTGAACTGTtatagaatttttgattttactcataattgtttattgatatttatttaaacgtaatatattttcataaatactaatttcttctttatttttaacacttttaGGGAAAAAAAACGGCTCCAAGTGAAaaactggcgcagtcagtagaactttttatgaaaatgtttaacaatttcggtttaaatattacaaaaaacgttgatataattagtttaattgatttttttactaaatccTGTgacgtgtagtaccggcttaagcTTCCAGACTCGCTCCGATTATTACCCGTTCGCTGGAAAGTGAATGTTGACGCAAAACGTTGAAcgtatcgtgtagtaccggcttaattTTGATCTTAATCAGATTTATCAGCCGATTGCGGTTCCTAATCacaattttcgaattttttgattgatatattGTTGAACTATtatagaatttttgattttactcataattagttattgatatttatttaaacgtaatatatttttataaatactaatttcttctttatttttaacacttttaGGAAAAAAACAGCTCCAAGTGAAaaactggcgcagtcagtagaactttttattaaaatgtataacaatttcggtttaaatattaaaaaaaacgttgatTTAATCAGTTTAACTGATTATTTCACTAAATATTGcgatttattaaaagaaaactaCGATTTGATTTGCTAATTAGCAGTTTTCCCTTTTTATACAATTTGCGTCTGTTATAATcgcaattttaataaaaaaactaaattattaacTGTTTTTATTCACTTCTAAAATACATTTCCATTAAAAACAACATTCCAATCACCAAAATCAGAAGCTATTAAtacttgttataaaaaaaaaattgaacataatCAAAATTCCGATActagatttattgaaataaaagtttattgacCTGTGAtcatttatttgttgataattattGTTGAAACGGTTGAGAACAGTTATTCCAATCTATGACCTCTTTCACACGTTGTACGACCGGTTTTAAAACCGTATCGTTATGAGTCGAAATCGTGAAACAAGGtactaatttattttcagcTTTACCCAAGAAATTCTTAACGTAGATGGGTACTTTGTGTCCAATGTTGCCATCGTTaactaaaaatacataatttttcgAGTTAAAAACCtataaattattcgaaaatgAAAGATAACACAATATTTGTAAGCCGGAGCGATATTTGGTCTTCGAAGGTCGtccggtctcgtctaaactttgctacgcaatattttactgtttacaACGAACTAGCAATCTCGTCctgagtagaatctagttcggtttaagtgaaaaaaaaattgttttaccTAAAATTCCTATGGTCAATTGTTCTCCAAGGAATTCTCCATTGCAGGTACAATTCTCCCAGCCTCTCCCTTCGTAAATAGTACCGTCTTGATCGACGATGAAATTATAAAGTATATCTGGTTCTTTTAGCTCATTCATATGCCGATTCTGGATCACCCTGACGCAGCTAGAATAGTAGTAGTTTCCCCCGCATACATTTCCATCAGACGCGTCGATTTCTATCAAAGAAACTTTTCGTAAAGGCAATTTCAATTTCACCATTTCCCTTGTTGGGTAAACGGTCGTCCATTTGCTTTTAACTATCAAgtgaaaattcgatttttcatAACCTACGAACgattttatttaaagtaaacCGGTAGCTAGCTCCATCTGTTAAGTCATAACTTACCTAACCAAATCAACAGAGAAACCCCCACGAACAAACCAACAATCACcatcaaaataaaagtaacCAACCATATTTTATCGCAAATACTCCATATGGTATTGGATCTTGGTATTAACGGCGTGGATTCTTCTGTACGATCTTCGTCGGCGTTGGTATCGTTATCTAAACTTTCTTTAAGTTTATTAGCGCTTAAATTTATTGTGACGCTTTTAGGGGTTGTCGGATTTCGACTAGATTCCTTCGGGTCGATGTTACCACCCCGATTTGAACCATCGATTTTCGTAAGATACGATTTACCAACCGAATCGTTTTTACCAACAAGAATATCCGCTGGAGAAGAATCGTTACTCGAATAAAGTTTATTGTTCGGCGTTGTTTGCATAATTTCTGCCGATATTTTTTCCGTAGATACCCCTGAGGAAATaaggataattattttaatcaaaggACGTCGAGGTTTAACTTTCTAAACCAATCACCGATATAATACGACAGATTTTTGAACGAACCCTGTACGTTTTGTTAACAATATTTCTCGTTTCAACTTGCCCCTATATTCCCCATATCCATGGCTATCTGATATACATCTGACAACATCGCAATACTTCGAAATTGCCATTTTattaacagtttttgaaataatctgtATTCCAATTTATTGGGACAACCTTTATATAATGAGGTTCGTAACCTCGGTTATTAACATCGAgactgattatattttttacctacggtatttgaaatgaaaataaaagttaatcaACGCTGATAATATAATCGAATGTAAAGGATAAtcgttaaatttatttataattaaaacactGGGGGGAAACAGTGTTAATAAGGGGGTCGGAcaaattaacaaacaaataatttatggaTAAGATAGGTGGTGATTTCCTTTACGATTAGATCTATTaaacaaagtaaattttatttataattaaacgtcGTAACAGATAAATAATACGGggtattatcaaaaaatattattcctttaaaaaaaaaaaacggtaatTATACAtttggttttttggctctagaaaatcgaaaaatggatggattttgatgatcttggtctcaaaatgttccattttacggcgggtttataaaaaaaattagtagaaatagctggaatgaaaatttctcatagttttttcagtttttatagcttaaaatgaaatcgatgaaaaacaatcaattttcgtgaatagtttcgtactatattcttcaatgttaatagtttttggaccattaaaaatcgaaaaatagataaattttataattttggtctcaaaatattccattttaccacgaatttatgaaaaacacgggggtagtggctgaatttgcggttattaatagttttaaaccttaaatagtagaaaaactttttattttttttttcaaaatactcatttttttatgtaaattgcgaaaaaaaaatatacgaacttgattccacgacgtcagaaacagttacgaaggattatatgtagaatgtcattttttttgcatttaaagtcatgaaactgtagaaaatatttatttttttcaattttcgtattttttttataaatccgccgtaaaatggaacattttgagaccaaggtCATTGAAATCCgtccattttttgattttctagagccaacctaacctaacctaacctaacctaacttaaccaaaaaaccaggtaaccgcgaaagtgtataattaccgaaaAAACTCttgatatttctattaatacataatttaattaatcGTATTCAATCTGTGGTACGAGGTTGGTTCTAAAATTATCTAGTTTGACCTAAAGATGGCGGTAATTGCTTGTATACTGCATATGTTTaaagtatttgtttggtagatTCTAATTTGGTTGAGATTGCTTCAATAAAAACCGTTCCATCTACAGGAATTGGTTTTTGGGGATATTCGTGAGGTAATTTTCGGGAAAACGATTTCATTTGAttaagaagaaagtattgtttGCACCAGCTTTaatatccgttattgcaatggccaaaattaacgaattaaatCTATCCCATGCGCCtttttcgccagatttagtcccctcgGAATATGTCCTGTTttctagacttgaaaaaacgccgtaaaatggaacattttgagaccaagatcattaaaatccgtccatttttcgattttctagagccaacctaacctaacctaaccaataaaccaggtgaccgcaaaagtgtataattaccaaaaaaaaaaacgaattgggattaaaaataaattggtttttcaCCTGAAGAATCAGTCGATATAACCAAAACACATGTTTTGGATCGGATTGTAATCCCAAGTGTTCAAACGAATACAAAAAATGTCTTATTGgagattatttcgaaaaactacAAAGTCTTAtctaattatgaatatttgttgcAGCCCTCGTATAAATATATCGTggttaaaagtaatttttagtacaataataaaaattaaacttataataaatatgtttcttaGTTTTccttgtttgtttattattattaaaaaaactagaaacgaatttattaattattaagcCCAAAACTAGTTTAAACTAGATATAAACGAATGGGTATTACAACGTAAAAATCGATGGAAAAGAGGTTAAATCTGTCatggaataaaaaagaagaagaaaaaagcaccgttaataaattattattatgtttcttaGCTTTGcttctttgtttattattattaaaaaaactagaaacgaatttattaattattaagcCCAAAACTAGTTTAAAATAGATATAAACGAATGGATATTACATGATGGAGTAGAGGTTAAATCTGTCatggaataaaaaaagaagaagaaaaaagcaccgttagtaaattattattttatggttAATATTTCACGACGTATTCTGATTTTTAACCATGGTACCATACAACTATGGGATCTTGGTATATATCTCCAAGTgattaaaatggtttttataaaaCTTCGAAGCATTCAAATATGAGTTTGGACATAAAAACAGACACACGTTTACATCACGTCTTCTTTATTGGAATATCTTTGACCACTGAACcgttttttcaagtctagaaAACAGGACATATTCcgaggggactaaatctggcggAAAAGGCGCTCGGGATAGatttaattcgttaattttggccatttcaATAACGGACGTTTAAGCTGGTGCaaacaatactttcttcttaaTCAAATGAAATCGTTTTCCCGAAAATTACCTCACGAATATCACCAAAAACCAATTCCTGTAGATGGAACGGTTTTTATTGAAGCAATCTCAACCAAATTAGAatctaccaaacaaatactttAAACATATGCAGTATACAAGCAATTACCGCCATCTTTAGGTCAAACTAGGTAATTTTAGAACCAACCTCGTACCACATATTGAATACAACtaattaaattatgtattaatagaaatatcaaGAGTTTtttcggtaattatacactttcgcggtcacctggttttttggttaagttaggttaggttaggttaggttaggttggctctagaaaatcaaaaaatggacGGATTTCAATGaccttggtctcaaaatgttccattttacggcggatttataaaaaaaatacgaaaattgaaaaaaataaatattttctacagtttcatgactttaaatgcaaaaaaaataactttctacatataatccttcgtaactgtttctgacgtcgtggaatcaagttcgtatattttttttctcgcaatttacataaaaaaatgagtattttgaaaaaaaaataaaaagtttttctactatttaaggtttaaaactattaaaaaccgcaaattcagccactacccccgtgtttttcataaattcgtggtaaaatggaatattttgagaccaaaattataaaatttatctatttttcgatttttaatggtccaaaaactattaacattgaagaatatagtacgaaactatttacgaaaattgattgtttttcatcgatttcattttaagctataaaaactgaaaaaactatgagaaattttcattccggctatttctactaattttttttataaacccgccgtaaaatggaacattttgagaccaagatcatcaaaatccatccatttttcgattttctagagccaaaaaaccaaaTGTATAATTACCGTTTTTTCCACgaaaaccaatatttaaaacgatatttttcataattcgaTTTTATAAATACGCAAAACAACTTACCAATTGCGTCTGGTTTAGTCCGGTTATCAGTCATTTTTACCGTTTCTTCGATGTTAATAACAGCATCGTCAAATCTATCGTATTAAATTGATAAAGGAGTTAAAAAACTGTAATTAGGTAATTGACAAGCACGTCGTGGGGATTTCCTCCTACTAAAAAACCAATCTCATACTACGACTCACGTATAACTcgaaacaattataaattttgataccaAATCACGTACAATCGTCTGTCTTACACTCGGACCGCActatttaaattatgataaaagttAGAGATATCAATTAATTAACAAAGGAAATGAAACGGTTGACAAaacgtttaaataaatattatttcaacgatgaattattatttcacCTTTAGGCCGATGATTTGTTTACCGGGGGCGTTCGAAAGGATCACGGAAATCAATCGCggaacgtttttgaacagtcaaaacgtCGAATTGATGGTTCGCCCCTCGTATAATCATCATTCGACATAATCCGTAGTAAATTCGCTtcattagttattattttttattgaaatcaagTTGATTTTTATCGATATAAAATCTAGTATTTACAtgaattttatctattttgaaaatatatacgaaCCACGTTTAATTCCGATGTTTTCTGTATACTATTAAATCAGAACTTGTACTTAAATTTATTCCTTTcgtgttttgttttaatttaatgaattacGGCACGAAATTCAGGATGAAACGCGTCCTTTGCAGGACCGGtttcattggaaaatttattccgttataataatcattaaaaatagagaaaacatcgaagaaatttgaggaaataaaaggagaaaagaaaaatgtaaaaggaaaacatattttttgtatcaaaatatggaaaattgaaAGCTCGGATTCAATCAAAAGGTTTAGAGCTATTTAGAGAAATTGAGCAGTATTAAATTCGATCATTTTGGGCCCCAGTGTCCCCTAGTCGGCATTAACGGACCCTCTAGTACCCCAACGAATCGCATGTACCCCAAAAGCTCTAAAACCGTAGGTCAGGTCATTTATATTCCCTTTTCAAAAAGAGAAGCGACCAGGACAAGGATTATTTGGTATCTAATGGCACTAGGTATCAATTTGATCcttcaatttaatatcataatcaTCCTTTGATTGTTATTACATCAATGAATCAAAAATGACTTGTAAAAACGCAGACTACAATCCGTAGTTCTCTATATATAAGATAAAAGCTgaaagaaaacatatttttgagctcatcaatataaatacgactttaatttaacaaattaattgtcgagaataaaaatttcgaatagTTAGTATCGTTTAATAAAGTGAGATGCTTGATTTGCGAACCGGTTTTGTATCTAACTAACCTCTTCAGTACGATGATTCTTTCTAAGAGTCGTAGGTGGAGAAACGTCAGATCAAAACCGGTCCTGTTAGTGAGGAGGATCAGTTTTCCTCAATTTAAATTGGAATGTCATTTGGAAATCAATTCTTTAGTTTGCAGTATCTACTGACGATCTAAGAGAATTTAGTTGGGTTCGGTAATTcttatcaataatttaatgtagaattttatttgaattttgatataaacGGACACGCGAATgagaaattagagaaaatattaattgcGTGGTGGAGTTTAGTTTATAGTTAATCGCCGAACATAATGGCCGACGATGAGGAGTTTAACAAGGTAATACCTTTATTTTGCAttgcaaatttttattattgtaataaaaactgtaatttgtaataattttaccTGGCGAACTGcgaaaagtattcaaaaaatcaacatAATCCGTTGCTTTTAATTACTAATCCCTTTAGCTGCGAAAAATGACACCAAATAGTACAGGACGATGTcgaattgaggttagaaaaataaaagaacccatcgatatattaaaatgtatattaactgaaaaaaataaatatttcctagTCCTTGATTGGTTCATATTGAGCGAAATTATTGAGATCCATATCcacaataatcaaaaaaatagtttactaAGAGCGACCGTGctaattaaacaccaaagtgtactaatactaatatatttactgAAGCAAATAAACATTTCACATTCCTCgattgatttatattgaaagaaacGATCGGGATTCATAGCTGTAGATGAAATTCGAATCCGCAACAATCAAAAAAGTGGTTAACGAAGAGCGACCGTGTTAATTAAACACCAAACTGtactaatactaatatatttactgaggaaaataaacatttctcattcctcgattgatttatattgaaagaaacGATCGGGATTCATAGCTGTAGATGAAATTCGAATCCGCAACAATCAAAAAAGACGTTAACGAAGAACGACCGTGTTAATTAAACACCAAACTGtactaatactaatatatttactgaggaaaataaacatttctcattcctcgattgatttatattgaaagaaacGATCGGGATTCATAGCTGTAGATGAAATTCGAATCCACAACAATCAAAAAAGTGGTTAACGAAGAGCGACCGTGTTAATTAAACACCAAACTGtactaatactaatatatttactgaggaaaataaacatttctcattcctcgattgatttatattgaaagaaacGATAGGGATTCATAGCTGTAGATGAAATTCGAATCCGCAACAATCAAAAAAG from Diorhabda sublineata isolate icDioSubl1.1 chromosome 8, icDioSubl1.1, whole genome shotgun sequence carries:
- the LOC130447499 gene encoding peptidoglycan recognition protein 1-like; amino-acid sequence: MTDNRTKPDAIGVSTEKISAEIMQTTPNNKLYSSNDSSPADILVGKNDSVGKSYLTKIDGSNRGGNIDPKESSRNPTTPKSVTINLSANKLKESLDNDTNADEDRTEESTPLIPRSNTIWSICDKIWLVTFILMVIVGLFVGVSLLIWLGYEKSNFHLIVKSKWTTVYPTREMVKLKLPLRKVSLIEIDASDGNVCGGNYYYSSCVRVIQNRHMNELKEPDILYNFIVDQDGTIYEGRGWENCTCNGEFLGEQLTIGILVNDGNIGHKVPIYVKNFLGKAENKLVPCFTISTHNDTVLKPVVQRVKEVIDWNNCSQPFQQ